Part of the Sorghum bicolor cultivar BTx623 chromosome 1, Sorghum_bicolor_NCBIv3, whole genome shotgun sequence genome, CTCCTCTTCGTTCATGTTGTGAGATGGATGAGCAGCTCCTTCAGTTTCCAACTTTTCCATGGTAACCAACCCCGGCCCCTGCCGCCCTGGGGCCTCATGTGGAGTGGGGACTTGGGGTTGGGGGGCCGCACTCGACGTTCAAAACGCAGGAGTCCACCACAAGTGCGTACTGGCGTGGGCACAGCACGCCCCCTGTTGGCACTTCACAGATCACAGTGGCGCGTGTGAAAAGCGCAGGTCACTCGGCGCGGGGAACACAGGAAAAGGCTGCTGCAATTGGCGCTGCCACCGAGGCCTCTCTCGTCTCTTTCTCGGGTTCTCTCTCTCACGTGGTATCGCTTCGGCCCTCGCCTGGCCTCGCACTCCAGCGGTCCAGCCCTCTCCCTCACTCCTCCCCCTCCCACCCCAAATTCCCCCTCAGACCCGTCGGTTCCGTAGCCCTCTCCATTCTGGGTTTTGGGGTCGTTTCCACGGGTTGGGTTTGGGGTCggtcagcggcggcggcggaggagctgGGAGGGGAGGCCTGAGATATCCTGCAAGCGGGAGTTTGggcgcgctctctctctctgcggCTGGAGACGCGCGGGGTGAGATCTACGAGGGCCGCTGCGGCGTTCTCGCGGGGCCGGCGGAAGAGACATGGGTTTCCTCTCGGCGAAGCTGCTGCCGTCGTGCGAGAGCATGTGCGTGTGCTGCCCCGCGCTGCGCCCGAGCTCGCGCCGCCCCGTCAAGCGCTACAAGAAGCTGCTCGCCGAGATATTCCCCAAGACGCCCGTGAGTATTCGGTTCTCCTCTCCTCTCGCTTCGCTTCGGTCGGCGCGCGTCTAGTTTAGGAAGTTCGGCACCGGCATTGGCTCTTGGCTGGCTGTTGCGGCCGCGTGATGCATTGTGCTATTTTGGATCTGCAAGTTGTTCGTAACAAACTTCCTTATAAAATGCCTAGCGGAATATTTGCTCTGTCAAGTGTGTCGTATTCTGTCTTCTCTAATTTAGTTTTCTGGATAATGTGGATTTTAGTATTGATTGTATGCGGCATTAGTGGTCAAATGTATCGCTGCTTACTTTGTTTACATGGTTTACTTTTTGCAGGATGGTGCCCCAAATGAGAGGAAAATAGTGAAGTTATGTGAGTATGCTGCGAAGAACCCACTGCGCATACCAAAGGCATGTGATGTTGCTATTTTGTGACGTATTGCACTGCTACAGGATGATGTGGTTAACCATTGCTTGTTTCTTCTTCACTGCTTGCCTGCCTGCCAGATTGCCAAgtttctagagcagaggagtCACAAGGAGCTGCGCTCTGCCCATGTGAACTTCGTCAGAATCATCACTGAAGCTTACAGCAAGCTGCTCTCCATTTGTAAGGAGCAGATGTGAGTTTGCCAATTTCTTAGTTACCACTTGCGCAATACTTATGGCAATGTTAACTGTTGATGATAAGGTTTTGTGGCAGAGTTCTTATGTTGTCCTACTGTGCACATGTGTTGTTGCAGGGCATATTTTGCCATCAGCCTAGTGAATGTCCTTACCGAGCTTCTGGAAAGCAAGCAGGAGAATATTCACATCCTTGGGTGTCAAActttagcaaactttattaacaGCCAGGTGGGGCATGGCAATCAGACATGTTCTGTGCTTTAAGTTTTCACATAATTGGTCATCATGATTTTTGGTTTGAGGTATCCATTATGATTCAATTTCCCCCTGCATATAAGCAGGTAGACAACACATATGCACGCAATATTGAAAGCTTGGTACACAAAGTATGTGCGCTTTCACGTCAACAGGGACAGGAGCACAGGCTTCTGAGGGCAGCAAGCTTGCAGTGCCTGTCAGCAATGGTAATACATAGTTCACTTCTTTCCTCCTTTTACTTTCCTGCCGCTTTCTGGCAGTTTTTTCCTGAGGTTTAGGCTTACTGACTATCATAATGTTTCCGCAGATCTGGTTCATGAAGGAGCATTCATACATATTTGCTGATTTTGATGAggttgttgcatcagcattcaGCTTTTTATAGCATTGATCTGTTGTGAATACTTCTGTTTGCCTTCCCACTATCTTGCTTGTTTGTACAGCTTATTTTCATGCTTACAAATAACTAGCTTGTCTTGCTTCGTGTCAGTCTTCTCTTGCTTGAGTTGCCTTGTCTGGATTTCTGGACCAAATACTATCAACTATTTAAGGCTGCAAACTATTACATTTTTTCTTTGCTTATACATGGATGTTAGCTTACTTTTTTGGTGTTGTGTGTTGAATTTAAACTGATAAATTTTGTGCCTACACTCTTCTTAGGTTTTGATTTGTGGTCTAGTTCCTTGGTCTTGTGTTGTATCAAACTCCTTTTATTTTAATAAACAGATACACAAGCCTTTTGTGCATTTTTGAAAATTATTCTGCTGCTGATTGAAGTTTTGACCTGTTCTTGCATtctgtttgaaactttttgattggTTGTTGAATGCATTTGATTTCAGTATTTCTTGAGTTCAGTGAAACAATGGGAATTGAAGATTTAATGTCCTGTGGATTTGGCAGATGGTGCATTCAGTGTTGGAAAGTTATAGGACGGAGGAATCTAATGGCGGTGGTGATGAGAGACATGCGTTGCAGCATAATTGGGTTGATGAAATAGCAAGGTCTGAGTGTAGATCTGGCGTAGGTGGTGGTAATGATGTGAATATTAACACTACAACTATTAGGCTGCGACCAGCAAGAAATTCTTCAGCTCTTACCAGGTAAGGCATCTTTAGCTGGTATCTCCCTCTCATGAACTTTCTGCTGAAAATGTACGCTGTTTTCTCGCCATGCGTGGTTTTGCACCATGGTATTTTGTTAGTCTTATATTCATCTCGAGCAATAATGCACACCTTTCTTCTCATTTGTCGAACGGTTCAGTGTTCAGACCTTAACCGAGATCCGATAGCATGCTTATGCTCTAGATGTTATTTGATGTTTTTTTCATCCAATATAATATCTTTGGAGTGTATAGACATGGTAGAGGTGGAGATCTGATAGCACGAAGATGTAGATCAATTCTGATTTTTGGATCTGTGTGCTGTAAGCTGTGTCCATTTGGGCATGTAACTATTGCTCAGTGAAGCTTAGGTTTTGTGTTGTCTGTTGCTTGGTTTTGGGGACGAAGCGTTCTGACGTCTGTGTTGCGCATGCTGGCTCTTGTGCTCAGATGTGCTTGGTGCGTTTTAAGTAGATTTTGATTTCGTGATCAAGCGATGAACACTTTTGTAATTTCATTGCTGTGAGGTCATGAAATTTGAGCTTCCTGTCGTGGAAAAATAGATCAATTCTGATTCCTACACTATGGCTTATTTGTTTTTCTATAACATTCTTACTAGGTTACTGATATGAAAAAAATTACTTGTGAAAAAGCATGTATCACTTAAACTAATGTCCAAGATGGCTATAGAAGAATGTCCTATCAATGTAAATAATTTAGGGTCTTTTTCATATTTTGTTTTGTCTAGTGTAAATTATATATAAAGTTCTTAATTGTACAGTTGTACTCCATTTTCACCTACCCTAGTTCAATGTACACAATAGATCATGGTTTGTTTTAATGGAATCACAGGGATGAATGTGACTCCCCAGAAGTATGGTCGCATATTTGTGTCCAAAAGCTTGCAGAACTGGCCAAAGAGAGTACAACCATGCGTCGCATTTTAGATCCAATGCTTTCATACTTTGATATGAAGAAACAGTGGGCCCCACGACATGGATTGGCTTTGCTTGTTTTGTCTGATATGGCTTATCTGGAAAAGAGTTCAGGTATTTTGTCTACTCCCAAGAAGTTTTGAGTTCAGAAATTAGACTTATATGACAATACCAAGCAACATTATGTTCTATTTGAAATTTCTTTCAAATATGTGTACATGGATTTTGTGAGGGATTTTTTCTCCTTATGGTACTATCGAGTATGTTTTTGGTTTTCTTTGTTTCTTACATATTGCCAACATATGCAATCATCTTTCCCAGAGAGTACTTAACTCCACAATTTTAACTATTATTTATTAGAATAGATTATCTGTTTTATTACAATCAGTCCACATGGAATATGTGGACCATCCACATTCTTCATCACATTATCCTCAAAACTCAGTATGGTGTGGTGTCACCCTATTACTGAAAATATTATGATATGCACCACAACATCGTTTCCCTATGTGTCCTGTTTTTCATCGCATTATCCCACAACTCAATTAGGTCTTGTCTTACAGGCAATGAACAGCTGATTCTAACCACTGTTATCCGGCACTTGGATCACAAAAACGTTTCACATGATCCtcagacaaaatcagatattatTCAGACAGCAACGTCCTTGGCACGGCAACTTCGATCTCGAGGATTTGCTGTTGAACTTGTAGTGGCAGGTGACTTGTGCAAGCACTTAAGGAAAACACTAGAGGCTGTGGAGTCAGGCAATGTTGAAGATCAGAATTTGAATGAATCTCTTCAGAATTTCTTGGAGGACTGTCTTATGGAAGTTGTTAGAGGAGTATGCTCTGATTAATTTGCTCTATTACTTAACTGATATTGACATTTCCCATTTGTATACCTGTTCTTTCCCCCACTTAATTTACTGTTTTCTGGAACTTCTATTAGATCAATGACGTGCGCCCACTCTATGATATGATGACAATCACATTGGAGAATTTGCCTTGTATGCCAACTGTTGCCAGAGCAACCCTTGGAAGTTTGCTGATCCTATCACACATAATCTCGTTGACATCAGTATCATCTAACAGTCCTATGGTCAGTTGACAGATCTGAATTTAAGCTAACTTCCACATTACTTATATACTGTTTTTTTTTACTATGGAACAAataatatcccctacctctctCCCTGCGTAATTTCCTTGTATTTGTCAAAATCCTGTCTTTTGACCATCATTTACCATCtttgatttttttctttctttcttgtgtCTAGGTATTTCCAGAAGCACTTCTCCAGCAGATACTGAAGTCCATGATACATACTGATATTGACACTCGTGTGGGAGCACACCACATGTTTTCTGCTATTATTGTCCGAGGGCCAAGCCATCTTCGGAGTGAGTCGGAGTACCTATATGAAACAAAAAAGCAGTCTCGGACTACATCTGTATTTGCTTCAGCTACTGCTCTACTGGAGAAGTTGAGGAGAGAAAAGGAGAGTTTAAGTTCAGATAAGCCTCGAAATATCGTGCATGATGATGTGAAGGAAATGCATGAAGAGGATAAACGGAAAAATCCAGCTTATTTCTCTAAGCTGGTTTCCTCTTTCATTGAAAGATGTGCAAAGCGAAGTAGCTCTGTAGAGGTACTCGCAAATTACCACTGAATTCCCCACCCCATCAGTTTATTTTTATCTCTCTTACAAATTTTCCTTTTGCCGTCAGCTGTGTTTATTAATGTGTAACACTAacctcttccttgtgcaaatgtTTCAGGAGACCAATATTGCCATGCTAACTGAAGATCAAACCAACCAATTGCTGTCTTCATTCTGGATTCAGGCCAATCAAACAGATAATACTCCTTTTAATTATGAGGCCATTGGCCATTCATACAGCCTAACAGTTCTTTCTTCCCGCCTTAAGGTATGGATTTGTTTGGAAGAAAAATACCCTTTTGATGTTTTGTTAAtgagacaacaacaaatttcacAGAAGCACAAAGTTGTCAGTCTTCTCTCCACGTTTTTGGGCAACAACTTTATTTTATAAGAGATTCAGTAGACTTTTGTCTGTGATCCCTTTTCCCAACTCCAATAAGGCATCATTGCCTTTGTTTAATAACCTCATACTTATGACAGTTTTATTTTCTGATGTTCTTGATGCTACAGAATTCAAGCAACGGCAATATCATTCAGTTTTTCCAATTGCCATTGTCCCTTCGAAGTGTTGCTCTAACCCCGAGTGGTATGATCTGCATTGTCAAATTTTATGGTTttcttagccctgcttattgaTCTTTCTCATGCAAAGTCACATGCTTTCGTTTATGCAATTTTTTCAGAAGTTGTGCCGGCTTCTTGCCAACGGTCTATTTTTACATTAGCAATGAGTATGCTGGCTTTTGCTGGAAAAGTTTGTCACATCACTGAACTGTCAGACTTGCTAAGGTGTTTTTCATCTTCCCAAGTAAGTTCTGGTGCAGAAAATAATAAGATATTATGTCCTTTTCACACAAAATACTTCATGCTGTATCTCCTTGATGGTTTTTTTCATGTTCCCAGCTATCTTATAGCAGCTTCTGCTTCTGTAATATTAAGCAAATATAGCATTGGTTTTTCATGTATGATTAGTGAAAATGTATTATTAAATGCTATGCAGATGGACCCTTACCTAAGAATAGGTGACGACTTGCAACTCTATGTAAGGTTGCAATCGGATCTAGGCAGCTATGGATCTGAAAGTGATCAGGAGGTTGCCAAATCCATGCTTTCTGACTGCAGGACAAAAGTAGGGATTAACGATCAGCGAGTGCTTGATGTTATTGCCTCTGCACTTTCTAATTTCATTGAGGTTAGTCTTTTGCCTGGTCTGTGTGATGTTGCCATATTTTGTTGTTGGCATTGCATGCTGTTGTGAGCCTTGTTTCTCTAATTGAAACTGCATTACCAGATGGGCAAGGATGTACTAGCAAAGGAGCTCGCTGAGATGTTCACACCTGAAGAGATGCCTCTGTTTGGTTCGAATTCAGCACTTGACTGGGCCAACTTCAATGCACAAGCATTTTCTGATGAATCCCTTTCTTTTGATGAGGTGGGTTGCTTACATTAAACTCTGAACGGTCTTTATGGTTCATTGGATGAAGGCCTGTTTATGTCTGGATTGATACAATGTTCCACCTTATTTTTCTTCCCATCATGACAAAAAAATGTTTTAGATCACCTCACAAGTCCTTTGCATTGCAGGAATGTTCAAGAACCTCTTCAGTAGATTGTGGCTTGCACGAGTCACCAATCACCAACACTGCTAGCTCCATCTCAAAGATTACTCTACCACAGTCGGTTCCACATGTTTTAGGTGTCGGTCAATTGTTGGAATCAGTAAGTACTTCAAAATTCAgttgacttgttactcatctaGTTCACATTTGTACCAACATTGTTAAGTATGGGCATTTAGGCATCCTTGTATGTTTTATACATTGCTTTCCCCTATCTCTAACTGTGGCATGatggtattattattatttattatatcACACAACCAATTTATTTTGTCACTCAACCAAGTTACCAGTTTCTGACTATCAGTTTCTGTTATCAGGCGCTACATGTGGCTGGCCAGGTTGCGGGTGCATCTGTTTCAACCTCACCTCTTCCATATGGTACAATGACTAGTCAATGTGAAGCCCTTGGATTGGGCACCAGGAAGAAGCTATCAAGCTGGCTTGTCAATGGACACGAATCAACCCCGGACAATCCTATGCCAAGTCTTCCCACTGCCCATCATTCCATCATTCCCAAGGTATGGAGATGGCACATCTGAAACATGTCTCCTAGAACGCTGTTATCATGTATATTGTTCTCACACAATCTGCATTCGTCCAGGTAAACCCTGCCATGTTCCGCACATCATCTGAACCATGTTCTGCAGTAAAGCTTCCACCTGCCAGCCCCTTCGATAACTTCCTGAAGGCAGCCTATCGCACCCAGCCGGAGCTGTGAACTGTGATCGACTGACCTAAGCACCCTCTTCACGAGTGCTAGACTGCGTACCAAAGCATAGGGTACTAGGTTATCTAATGGAACACTTATCTATTATGACGTGGTTTTAGTTGTAGTAGCGTAAGTATGTGTATCTATCTACTAAATGTCTGTAGCATATGCGTATCTGTCTCTTATGACTGTGCCTCTAGTCTGTAGTTGTAAGCCGTGAGCTCTGTGTCGCCTGTGCAGACTGAGTTGTATGAGAATACTACTCCGtatatgtttggcactcctgtATGCTTGCCAAAACGTTTGTTCTGAGGACTTCATTTTAGGTATTCTTGAGGCAGAGGGAGTTTAGAGGGAGCTTTGTATGCTTGCGAATCGTTTGTCGTAACTCGTAGTGTTGTGTGCATAATCTCGGTAAGGGCTTGTGGGTATCCCCACTCCCCAGCAACAATTTGATCGGTCTTGTCTAGAATAGCTGGAGCACTTCTGCTAGGGAGCTTTGAAACAGCTGTTTCATTCTGCCGATGTGAGTCTTGTTCCTCTTGGGGCACCTGAAGTCGTAAGGAATAGGATATCACCGGAATCCACTGTGGCCATACAAGATACATACAACCCCTACAATCTATATATATACTCTATAAAGTTCTTTCTTGGGGCATGAGTTTGCTATATCTTTCTATTCTCGGACGGTTTTCCTATATCTTGTTTGCACtattttgagaaatctggaaTAAAAAATGATTATGTTTAGATAACCAATTAAAGAAGCTATTAGAGGGGGTTTTTTTACCAAAATTTTCATTCCTACTAGTAATTAGAAAAAATATAGTCTCTTGGAGTTTCTCTTACGTCTATCACTCCCCCTCTTCTATTTTGTGACTCATTTCTTTTGTCTCTCTTTACCCTCGCGGCCTCACTCTTCTCGTAAACAAAATCTTCTATAAATATCTCTCATTATCTTTCTCTTTTATCTATTTGTtacttagggggtgtttagttctccatAAAATGCAAATTCCAATTAATTTGGAATGTTTACTGCCCTCATGAGTCATGAGGGCCTCTTAAGGCTCTTTTgaggttttttttttgtctcttgaGACCAcaatccaaaatggagaataatcacttttttgccaaaaattttgcatagTGTTTAGTTTTATTATATAAAATGATAAACtaaaacacaaaaaaaattggaataGAAGGGAACTAAATAGCCCCTTATTCCTTTTCTATCTTTCGATTCCCTGTCCTTCACTTCACATACTGGTGCCGCACCACCACTCAGTATGAATACACACAATAAATTATACGTTACGTTAGAACATAGACGAACCTTTTtactaattttatttttttttaaaaaaatgtttttagcaacttttttttaaaaaaaatggtaTGCTTCAATGCTCTCTCGCGCGTTTCCTTGAATATTGATATTGATATAGGCCTCCAAGTGCGGACGAGGCCGAAAGGGCCAAAGCCCATATCACCAAGCCCACGCTTTCACTTTCCCCAGTGACTCTGGGACCCTTTCTTCTCTTATTACCCAGTTACCACTCTTCTCGCCTCGCGGATAAGAGGGGAGGGCTAACAAACCAAAGCCCCCTCCGCCCAAAACCCCACGCGAGCTCCCACTCCCATCCATGGCGACC contains:
- the LOC8081076 gene encoding uncharacterized protein LOC8081076, which codes for MGFLSAKLLPSCESMCVCCPALRPSSRRPVKRYKKLLAEIFPKTPDGAPNERKIVKLCEYAAKNPLRIPKIAKFLEQRSHKELRSAHVNFVRIITEAYSKLLSICKEQMAYFAISLVNVLTELLESKQENIHILGCQTLANFINSQVDNTYARNIESLVHKVCALSRQQGQEHRLLRAASLQCLSAMIWFMKEHSYIFADFDEMVHSVLESYRTEESNGGGDERHALQHNWVDEIARSECRSGVGGGNDVNINTTTIRLRPARNSSALTRDECDSPEVWSHICVQKLAELAKESTTMRRILDPMLSYFDMKKQWAPRHGLALLVLSDMAYLEKSSGNEQLILTTVIRHLDHKNVSHDPQTKSDIIQTATSLARQLRSRGFAVELVVAGDLCKHLRKTLEAVESGNVEDQNLNESLQNFLEDCLMEVVRGINDVRPLYDMMTITLENLPCMPTVARATLGSLLILSHIISLTSVSSNSPMVFPEALLQQILKSMIHTDIDTRVGAHHMFSAIIVRGPSHLRSESEYLYETKKQSRTTSVFASATALLEKLRREKESLSSDKPRNIVHDDVKEMHEEDKRKNPAYFSKLVSSFIERCAKRSSSVEETNIAMLTEDQTNQLLSSFWIQANQTDNTPFNYEAIGHSYSLTVLSSRLKNSSNGNIIQFFQLPLSLRSVALTPSEVVPASCQRSIFTLAMSMLAFAGKVCHITELSDLLRCFSSSQMDPYLRIGDDLQLYVRLQSDLGSYGSESDQEVAKSMLSDCRTKVGINDQRVLDVIASALSNFIEMGKDVLAKELAEMFTPEEMPLFGSNSALDWANFNAQAFSDESLSFDEECSRTSSVDCGLHESPITNTASSISKITLPQSVPHVLGVGQLLESALHVAGQVAGASVSTSPLPYGTMTSQCEALGLGTRKKLSSWLVNGHESTPDNPMPSLPTAHHSIIPKVNPAMFRTSSEPCSAVKLPPASPFDNFLKAAYRTQPEL